In Streptobacillus canis, one genomic interval encodes:
- a CDS encoding V-type ATP synthase subunit A: MQGRIVKVSGPLVVAENMQHANVFDMVKVGNDKLIGEIIEMRGDRASIQVYEETTGIGTNEPVETTGMPLSVELGPGLLENMFDGIQRPLDKIKQKVGDFLLKGVEVNALDREKVWEFVATKTVGERVSSGYVLGTVQETEVIKHKIMVPVGIEGTIKKIESGNFTVEDIIAVIETENGDVNVNMIQRWPVRKGRKYAKKINPDEPLITGQRVIDTFFPVSKGGTACVPGPFGSGKTVVQHQFAKWGDAQVVVYVGCGERGNEMTDVLMEFPEIIDPLTGKSLMQRTVLIANTSNMPVAAREASIYTGITIAEYFRDMGYSVSIMADSTSRWAEALREMSGRLEEMPGDEGYPAYLSSRAADFYERAGKVVCLGEDERIGALTVIGAVSPPGGDISEPVSQATLRIVKVFWGLDAQLAYRRHFPAINWLNSYSLYQTKVDEWMDKNVDEKFSENRTMAMKLLQEEAGLQEIVRLVGKDTLSFEDQLKLEAAKSIREDYLQQNAFHEQDTYTSLDKQNKMLNMVLHFYKQAKKALEKNVYVNDILELEVREKIARAKYLSEENIYKIEEINKEVDEKINELISRQGEVM, translated from the coding sequence TTGCAAGGTAGAATAGTAAAAGTATCAGGGCCACTTGTAGTTGCAGAAAATATGCAACATGCTAATGTATTTGACATGGTAAAAGTTGGTAATGATAAACTTATAGGTGAAATAATAGAAATGAGAGGAGATAGAGCCTCTATACAAGTATATGAAGAAACTACTGGAATTGGAACTAATGAGCCTGTTGAAACAACAGGAATGCCTTTATCAGTTGAATTAGGACCAGGTCTATTAGAAAATATGTTTGATGGTATTCAAAGACCACTTGATAAAATTAAACAAAAAGTTGGAGACTTCTTACTAAAAGGAGTAGAAGTAAACGCTTTAGATAGAGAAAAAGTTTGGGAATTTGTTGCGACTAAAACAGTAGGGGAAAGAGTAAGTTCTGGGTATGTTTTAGGAACAGTTCAAGAAACAGAAGTAATCAAACATAAAATAATGGTTCCAGTTGGAATAGAAGGAACAATTAAAAAAATTGAAAGTGGTAATTTTACAGTAGAAGATATAATTGCTGTAATTGAAACAGAAAACGGCGATGTTAATGTAAATATGATACAAAGATGGCCAGTAAGAAAAGGTAGAAAATATGCTAAAAAAATTAATCCTGATGAACCTTTAATTACAGGACAAAGAGTAATAGATACATTCTTCCCAGTTTCTAAAGGAGGAACAGCTTGTGTTCCAGGACCTTTCGGATCAGGGAAAACTGTAGTACAACACCAATTTGCTAAATGGGGAGATGCTCAAGTAGTGGTTTATGTTGGATGTGGAGAACGTGGAAACGAAATGACAGACGTTTTAATGGAATTTCCTGAAATAATAGATCCATTAACAGGTAAATCTTTAATGCAAAGAACTGTATTAATAGCAAATACTTCAAATATGCCAGTTGCGGCAAGGGAAGCTTCAATTTATACAGGTATAACAATAGCTGAGTACTTTAGAGATATGGGTTATTCAGTATCAATAATGGCTGATTCTACATCACGTTGGGCAGAAGCATTAAGAGAAATGTCAGGACGTTTAGAAGAAATGCCAGGGGATGAAGGATATCCAGCATATCTATCATCTAGAGCTGCAGATTTCTATGAAAGAGCAGGAAAAGTAGTTTGTTTAGGAGAAGATGAAAGAATAGGAGCACTTACAGTTATAGGTGCGGTATCACCTCCAGGAGGAGATATTTCAGAACCAGTTTCTCAAGCAACATTACGGATAGTTAAAGTATTCTGGGGACTTGATGCACAACTTGCATATAGAAGACATTTCCCAGCAATTAACTGGTTAAATTCTTATTCATTATATCAAACTAAAGTTGATGAATGGATGGATAAAAATGTTGATGAGAAATTCTCTGAAAATAGAACTATGGCTATGAAATTATTACAAGAGGAAGCAGGATTACAAGAGATAGTAAGACTTGTTGGTAAAGATACTTTATCATTTGAAGATCAATTAAAACTTGAAGCTGCAAAAAGTATAAGAGAAGATTATTTACAACAAAATGCCTTCCATGAACAAGACACATATACTTCTTTAGATAAACAAAATAAGATGTTAAACATGGTATTACATTTCTATAAACAAGCTAAAAAAGCTTTAGAGAAAAATGTATATGTTAATGATATTTTAGAACTTGAAGTAAGAGAAAAAATTGCAAGAGCAAAATACTTATCAGAAGAAAATATATACAAAATAGAAGAAATTAACAAAGAAGTTGATGAAAAAATCAATGAACTTATCTCAAGACAAGGGGAGGTAATGTAG